From Cecembia calidifontis, one genomic window encodes:
- a CDS encoding tyrosine-type recombinase/integrase: MKHLPIYNKEYNGLLLDFKLYLERTGYNKGSCEALPSCLREFFYRMEGLGIHGLDGIMPGHILEHWEYLRTRPSQRGGSLSESQINHHLYALKTFMNFREALGDLESNPFGALAFPKPEHPPRKVLSTEEIKALYGACETLRDHAMLSLFYGCGLRRSEAEKLDISDIHFKGGLLYVRSGKGGKRRAVPMGVQVAQDLKGYYLHERESYRSGATADSLKAFMLNNHGNRMSGDSFWRRLGYLAEQAGFTDRIGLHCLRHSIATHLLEGGLGIEQVRDFLGHRHLETTQLYAKISKHYLSKQIC; encoded by the coding sequence ATGAAGCACTTACCGATATACAACAAAGAATATAATGGCCTGTTGCTGGACTTTAAGCTGTATCTGGAACGGACGGGCTACAACAAAGGGAGCTGTGAAGCCCTGCCATCCTGCCTGCGGGAGTTTTTTTACCGGATGGAAGGCCTTGGCATCCATGGACTGGACGGCATCATGCCCGGGCATATCCTGGAACATTGGGAGTACCTGAGGACAAGACCGAGCCAAAGGGGAGGCAGTTTGAGCGAAAGCCAGATCAACCATCACCTGTATGCCCTGAAAACCTTTATGAACTTCCGGGAAGCCCTTGGGGATCTTGAAAGCAACCCCTTCGGCGCACTGGCCTTCCCCAAGCCGGAACATCCGCCCAGGAAGGTGTTAAGCACCGAAGAGATCAAAGCCCTGTACGGTGCATGTGAGACCCTTCGTGACCATGCCATGCTGAGCCTGTTCTACGGCTGCGGGCTGAGAAGGTCGGAGGCGGAAAAGCTGGACATATCCGACATCCATTTTAAAGGTGGACTGCTGTACGTGCGATCGGGAAAGGGCGGGAAAAGAAGGGCGGTGCCGATGGGCGTACAGGTTGCCCAAGACCTGAAAGGTTATTACCTGCATGAAAGGGAATCCTACAGAAGCGGGGCCACAGCCGACAGCCTAAAGGCTTTTATGCTCAACAACCACGGGAACAGGATGTCCGGGGACAGCTTTTGGAGACGGCTCGGATATCTGGCGGAACAGGCGGGCTTTACGGACAGGATCGGGCTTCACTGCCTGCGGCACAGCATCGCCACGCACCTGTTGGAAGGCGGACTGGGCATCGAGCAGGTCAGGGACTTTCTCGGCCACCGCCATCTTGAGACGACCCAGCTCTATGCCAAAATCAGCAAACATTACCTATCCAAACAGATATGTTGA
- a CDS encoding CHC2 zinc finger domain-containing protein, translated as MEITEIKTRLTLKEVLEHYGLKPDKQSRLNCPFHPDRTPSMQVYYKTQTAYCFSSNCPTHSKSLDVIDFIMHMEQTDKHQAILKAGELINGTASPAQKLTRVVLLTNMFTYFKNAIHNSRPAREYLESRGLDHGKTEIGYNSGQFHHGSRKDGTLIEACLKYGLLLDKGHTNNRTGEKAYTAPLGRAGSFSRSGTVRTK; from the coding sequence ATGGAGATCACCGAGATCAAAACCAGACTGACGCTAAAGGAAGTCCTGGAACATTACGGGCTGAAACCGGACAAGCAAAGCCGTCTGAACTGCCCGTTCCACCCGGACAGGACCCCGAGCATGCAGGTGTACTACAAGACCCAGACGGCCTACTGCTTCAGTTCCAACTGCCCCACCCACAGCAAGAGCCTGGACGTGATCGACTTTATTATGCACATGGAACAGACAGACAAACACCAGGCGATCCTGAAGGCGGGGGAACTGATCAACGGTACGGCTTCCCCTGCCCAGAAACTGACTAGGGTTGTGCTGCTCACAAACATGTTCACCTACTTCAAGAATGCCATACACAACAGCAGGCCTGCCCGTGAATACCTGGAAAGCCGTGGACTGGACCATGGTAAAACGGAGATCGGTTACAACAGCGGCCAGTTCCACCACGGGAGCAGAAAGGACGGAACATTGATAGAAGCCTGCCTGAAATACGGCCTGCTGCTGGACAAAGGGCATACAAACAACCGTACGGGCGAGAAGGCCTACACAGCCCCTTTGGGAAGGGCGGGATCGTTTTCCCGCTCCGGAACAGTGAGAACCAAATAA
- a CDS encoding type II toxin-antitoxin system RelE family toxin, which translates to MYKVRVERKAQKKLAKIPEPYYSNIKTAILDLGNDPRPEGCKKLKGRDGYRVRVADYRIIYEIQDSVLLVDVIDLGHRKDIY; encoded by the coding sequence ATGTACAAAGTCCGTGTTGAGCGCAAAGCGCAGAAAAAGCTCGCCAAGATTCCGGAACCGTATTATTCCAATATCAAGACCGCCATACTCGATCTGGGGAACGACCCACGCCCAGAAGGCTGCAAGAAGCTAAAAGGAAGGGACGGCTACCGTGTACGTGTGGCCGATTACCGAATCATCTACGAGATACAGGACAGTGTCCTGCTTGTGGATGTGATCGATCTGGGACACAGAAAGGATATTTATTGA
- a CDS encoding DUF6443 domain-containing protein yields the protein MKNIYLFIFLFFLAMNVWGQGITSIQLSGPTSVNTGQTAQFTVLFYSEGMQVGPPSFATYYWSFPGGNSSIQDISTLNVTYSNAGTYTVYFEVTEFGNSFFASRNITVNSAVSPCPAVVPSAPEHTIFSNSSVVLSANPAPSGFTYQWYDTNQTTLLSSNQNYTTPSLSSSKTYYLAYRHMATGCITAKVPVRVNRYAENYNWIRTYSMRDSLLHGHQVRASGQKGSYKETVYYDGLGRPEQKVTIQATATGMDHVTPVVYDALGRNYRDYLPFADNSTNPGRFRPTGLSLHSSFYNSNFGDTYGYSETQFEASPLNRIRKISNPGNAWRMGSGKELELLESSNAAADSVRILTLNSSRLPITSGIYASGTLWKKENLDENKQKIQEFHDKLGRLILKKVQSVATPASPHDGWLCTYYVYDDFGRLAVVIPPKAVDHLRKNSWSTSQSTNTTLANAQYYQYNYDARGRMITKKLPGKNTEEMVYDRNDRLVAWRDALLTAQNKWQYTKYDILDRTVMTGLVTHNITRANLQNLLDGLGANNAVINATSGKSGTTNAGGYPRSTDGNGEGEVLTVNYYDSYSFRKSTLTYVKPTGYHDQTSRTHGLLTGKLVRNLITGTRYETALYYDEQGRLVQTVSDHHLGGTLRVSTRYDFENKPLATYTQYSTPVTYNITRSYVYDAAGQLSHITHRIGSGTTVTLAQHSYNSLNQLSNKSFPGAGNAGFAYNYNIRGWLKQINNPQVSNSATKLFAQELFYETGAVLATDNNWNGNITRSDWRGRDDVKREYRYLYDRANRITAANYTVPSATSQNSRYNLAGIQYDPNGNIEKMQRHNQMTASTFGMVDNLTYTYDTHGNRLQQVADAVTNNTYLSKDFKERNTASYTYNNNGSLVSNLDKEISKISYNYLNLPDTVLLTGTNRRVTYQYDAEGNKVREVLVNGGTTVTRDYIGEFVFVNNAIDHLIHEEGRVAYESGTPRYEFFVKDHLGNVRQVIRGPEGGVFRVATMEPENEESEKEYFENITESRQGAAEHNVTEGGYAVAWLNADRGRILGPARTQEIQEGDTINLSVFGKYMDPKKFRLFPASFIRTGDLSAVASQLNELGQQYAGSGPNQLLLANAIMLVLSELNNKPAPEAYMAYALYDRDSNMYDSGKILLSKKARNKHEELKKDIFVEKDGYIEAFVVNETSENVWYDNFSIQSTGPIIVQETHYDPWGVELQGLGYQEPGIKVNKYLYNGMEYVDDLNLNFYSAFFRSYEPTIGRWWQIDPKSEKYYDWSPYHGMGNNPISISDPLGDEWKTQEDKDHADQISARLSYIDKVYARDEKRLESRISKAEAKGNEKKAEALSGKKAEVSAMRNEISNAQTELAKLGEKDGIMFRFNNLDPSTSPYGFLSTDSDGTTVINTFKGSLGNEVHELKHAVQAREGLIKGILGSEEFKYIGLKRGDSEIEAYRRQYSVTQKVPSSDGGRPTSINEITPHYIRGIYYIHPSLGGKVKPYSNFGFTK from the coding sequence ATGAAAAACATATACCTATTTATATTTTTATTCTTTCTGGCAATGAATGTATGGGGTCAGGGGATCACCAGCATCCAGCTCAGCGGACCTACTTCTGTGAATACCGGCCAGACCGCCCAGTTTACAGTTCTTTTCTACAGTGAGGGGATGCAGGTAGGGCCACCTTCCTTCGCAACCTACTACTGGTCATTCCCCGGTGGAAATTCTTCTATTCAGGATATTTCCACTTTGAATGTAACTTATTCCAATGCGGGAACATACACCGTTTATTTTGAGGTAACAGAATTTGGGAACTCTTTTTTTGCTTCCAGGAATATTACTGTTAACAGTGCCGTCAGCCCCTGCCCGGCAGTGGTTCCCTCCGCTCCGGAGCATACGATTTTTTCCAATTCCAGTGTGGTGCTTTCGGCAAATCCAGCACCTTCTGGGTTTACCTATCAATGGTATGATACAAATCAGACCACTCTGCTTTCGAGTAACCAGAATTACACAACTCCCAGTCTGAGCAGTTCCAAAACCTACTATCTTGCCTACAGGCATATGGCAACAGGTTGTATAACAGCCAAGGTACCTGTCAGGGTAAACCGTTATGCGGAAAATTACAACTGGATCAGGACATACTCGATGCGGGATTCCCTTTTGCACGGACACCAGGTACGTGCCTCTGGCCAGAAAGGATCCTACAAAGAGACTGTCTATTATGACGGGTTGGGAAGACCCGAGCAAAAAGTGACCATCCAGGCAACGGCCACAGGAATGGACCACGTTACCCCCGTAGTGTATGATGCCCTGGGAAGGAATTACAGGGACTATCTGCCTTTTGCGGACAACAGCACAAACCCGGGCAGGTTCAGGCCCACAGGCTTAAGTCTCCACAGTTCATTTTACAACTCGAATTTCGGTGATACCTACGGATATTCCGAAACCCAGTTCGAAGCATCTCCCCTTAACAGGATCAGGAAAATATCCAATCCAGGAAATGCCTGGAGGATGGGGTCTGGAAAAGAACTCGAATTACTTGAATCATCAAATGCAGCGGCAGATAGTGTCAGGATATTAACCTTAAATTCAAGCAGACTTCCAATTACCTCAGGTATCTATGCTTCAGGTACCCTATGGAAAAAGGAAAACCTTGATGAAAACAAACAGAAAATCCAGGAATTCCATGATAAACTTGGAAGACTGATCCTTAAAAAGGTCCAGTCAGTTGCCACGCCCGCCTCACCCCACGATGGATGGCTGTGTACCTATTATGTTTACGATGACTTTGGAAGACTCGCTGTCGTCATTCCTCCCAAGGCAGTGGACCATCTGAGGAAAAACTCTTGGTCAACCTCACAGTCCACCAATACAACCCTTGCAAATGCACAATACTACCAATACAACTATGATGCAAGGGGAAGAATGATCACCAAAAAACTTCCCGGAAAAAACACAGAAGAGATGGTCTATGACAGGAATGACCGCTTAGTGGCATGGAGGGATGCCCTGTTGACAGCACAGAATAAATGGCAGTATACCAAATACGATATACTCGACAGGACAGTAATGACCGGGCTGGTTACCCATAACATTACAAGGGCAAACCTGCAGAACCTATTGGACGGACTGGGGGCAAACAATGCCGTGATCAATGCCACCTCCGGAAAATCAGGGACCACCAATGCCGGGGGATACCCCAGATCAACTGACGGCAACGGCGAAGGGGAAGTGCTTACAGTAAACTACTATGATAGTTACAGTTTCAGAAAGAGCACCCTGACTTATGTCAAACCTACAGGTTACCATGACCAGACCTCCCGTACCCACGGTCTGCTGACAGGCAAACTGGTGAGAAACCTGATCACAGGGACCAGGTACGAGACAGCCTTATACTATGACGAACAGGGAAGGCTGGTACAGACTGTCTCGGACCATCACCTCGGAGGAACCCTGAGGGTTTCCACAAGATATGATTTTGAGAACAAACCTCTGGCAACCTATACCCAGTACAGTACACCCGTGACCTACAATATTACCAGAAGTTATGTCTATGATGCAGCGGGACAGCTTTCCCATATCACCCACCGGATAGGCAGCGGGACCACTGTCACCCTTGCCCAGCACAGCTACAACAGCCTGAACCAGCTGTCCAACAAATCATTCCCAGGGGCGGGGAATGCGGGATTTGCCTATAATTACAACATCAGGGGATGGCTGAAGCAGATCAACAACCCACAGGTGAGCAATTCGGCGACCAAACTGTTTGCACAGGAGCTGTTCTATGAAACAGGTGCAGTCCTGGCAACGGACAACAACTGGAACGGAAATATTACCCGTTCGGACTGGAGGGGAAGGGACGATGTGAAAAGGGAATACAGATACCTTTACGACAGGGCCAACAGGATCACCGCTGCAAATTATACAGTCCCTTCGGCCACTTCCCAGAACAGCAGGTACAACCTTGCAGGCATCCAATATGACCCCAACGGGAATATAGAAAAAATGCAGAGGCATAACCAGATGACCGCCTCAACCTTTGGAATGGTGGACAACCTGACCTATACCTATGATACCCACGGCAACCGGCTGCAGCAGGTGGCCGATGCCGTAACAAACAATACTTATCTGTCCAAGGATTTCAAGGAAAGGAATACCGCCAGTTATACCTATAACAACAACGGCAGCCTGGTGTCCAACCTTGACAAGGAGATCAGCAAAATCAGCTATAATTATCTCAACCTTCCGGATACGGTTTTACTTACGGGAACCAACCGCAGGGTAACCTACCAGTATGACGCGGAAGGCAACAAGGTCAGGGAGGTATTGGTAAACGGTGGAACCACCGTGACCAGGGATTATATAGGAGAGTTTGTCTTTGTCAACAATGCCATAGATCACCTTATCCATGAAGAAGGCCGGGTGGCCTATGAGTCCGGCACACCAAGGTATGAATTCTTTGTAAAGGATCATCTCGGTAATGTGAGGCAGGTGATCCGTGGGCCTGAGGGAGGTGTATTCAGGGTAGCTACCATGGAACCTGAAAACGAGGAGTCTGAAAAGGAATACTTTGAGAACATCACCGAGTCCCGTCAAGGCGCAGCCGAGCACAATGTGACCGAGGGCGGCTATGCCGTGGCCTGGCTGAATGCGGACCGGGGAAGGATCCTCGGCCCTGCCAGAACCCAGGAAATCCAGGAAGGCGACACCATCAACCTTTCAGTCTTTGGAAAATACATGGATCCTAAGAAATTCAGGCTGTTCCCTGCCAGTTTCATCAGGACCGGAGACCTGTCTGCTGTGGCCAGTCAGCTCAACGAACTTGGACAGCAGTATGCTGGAAGCGGACCCAATCAATTGTTACTGGCCAACGCTATCATGTTGGTGCTTTCGGAGCTGAACAACAAACCAGCGCCAGAAGCCTATATGGCCTATGCACTATACGACCGTGATAGCAACATGTATGATTCCGGAAAAATTTTACTTTCCAAAAAAGCCAGAAACAAACACGAAGAGCTGAAAAAAGATATATTTGTAGAGAAGGACGGGTATATTGAGGCTTTTGTCGTCAACGAGACAAGCGAGAATGTCTGGTATGATAACTTCAGTATCCAATCCACTGGTCCAATTATAGTCCAGGAAACGCATTATGATCCATGGGGTGTCGAGCTTCAGGGGCTGGGGTATCAGGAGCCGGGAATAAAGGTCAATAAATATCTGTATAATGGCATGGAATATGTAGACGACCTCAACCTGAATTTTTATTCGGCTTTTTTTAGGAGCTATGAACCAACTATTGGCCGTTGGTGGCAAATCGATCCTAAATCCGAGAAATATTATGATTGGTCACCATATCATGGGATGGGAAATAATCCCATTTCTATTTCAGATCCTTTAGGGGATGAATGGAAAACCCAAGAGGACAAGGATCACGCTGATCAAATATCTGCAAGACTAAGCTATATCGACAAAGTCTACGCTAGAGACGAGAAGCGTCTTGAATCCAGAATTTCAAAAGCTGAGGCAAAAGGAAATGAAAAAAAAGCTGAGGCTCTTTCTGGTAAAAAAGCTGAAGTTTCTGCAATGCGGAATGAAATATCTAATGCACAAACCGAGCTTGCAAAGCTTGGGGAAAAAGATGGTATAATGTTTAGGTTTAATAATCTAGATCCATCTACCAGTCCGTACGGCTTTCTTTCTACTGATTCTGACGGCACCACGGTTATTAATACTTTCAAGGGAAGTCTTGGGAATGAGGTGCATGAGTTAAAACATGCAGTTCAGGCCAGAGAAGGGTTGATCAAAGGGATTTTGGGTAGTGAGGAGTTTAAATATATCGGTTTAAAAAGAGGGGATTCGGAGATAGAGGCATACAGACGACAGTATTCCGTAACTCAAAAGGTCCCATCTTCAGATGGTGGAAGGCCTACCTCAATAAATGAAATTACCCCACACTATATTAGGGGGATATATTATATCCATCCATCATTAGGAGGTAAAGTCAAGCCTTATTCTAACTTCGGGTTTACAAAATAA
- a CDS encoding RHS repeat-associated core domain-containing protein has protein sequence MTYTSVNLFDFGQRMYDPAIGRFNRIDRFFEKYYGMSPYQYAANNPIRYIDVNGDSISVNVIQGGGKNGRDLYQIHVSGKIVDNTSKGMSFKQLNRISSQISKQIEKSFTGKDSNIEFRATTDISVADANNPLQSSDHAFRIVDDVATAVGQTDPPGGNIEGFGPVGQNVVYVERGGNYSRTGAHELGHSAGLGHPKNEINPATGAPYTTNDFPGNLMHQSQDRNSAGQPVAGTKIEGWQVQKIQRLYSIPALNRGRQR, from the coding sequence ATCACTTACACAAGTGTAAATCTCTTTGATTTTGGACAACGAATGTATGACCCAGCAATAGGCCGTTTTAACCGCATAGACAGGTTTTTTGAGAAATACTATGGGATGTCTCCCTACCAATATGCAGCAAATAATCCAATAAGGTATATTGATGTAAATGGTGATTCAATCTCTGTTAATGTAATTCAAGGAGGAGGGAAAAACGGAAGGGATCTGTATCAAATACATGTTAGTGGAAAAATAGTTGATAACACTTCCAAAGGAATGAGTTTTAAACAACTCAATAGAATTTCTTCCCAAATTAGTAAGCAAATTGAAAAATCTTTCACTGGCAAGGACTCCAATATAGAGTTTAGAGCTACAACAGATATTTCCGTTGCTGATGCGAATAATCCTCTGCAATCAAGTGACCATGCCTTCCGCATTGTTGATGATGTTGCTACTGCGGTTGGTCAAACTGATCCACCCGGAGGGAATATAGAGGGATTTGGACCCGTTGGGCAAAATGTCGTTTACGTGGAAAGAGGCGGAAACTATTCTAGAACAGGAGCACATGAACTAGGACATAGTGCAGGTCTGGGGCATCCTAAAAATGAAATTAATCCAGCAACAGGCGCTCCTTATACTACTAATGATTTCCCTGGCAACTTGATGCATCAGTCACAGGATAGGAATTCTGCGGGTCAGCCAGTGGCAGGAACCAAAATTGAAGGATGGCAAGTTCAAAAAATCCAGAGACTATATAGCATTCCAGCACTTAACAGGGGAAGACAACGATGA
- a CDS encoding RHS repeat-associated core domain-containing protein, producing the protein MYNGKELISDLNLNFYDYGARMYDPAIGRWSVIDPLAEKFIGLSPYNYALNSPLNVIDPDGMEAVPITASDPERKEVIPLDGQVTFEGYVGEDEGGGFSGKTKGSSNGSERKNSKSSAKASDTGDKGVDLGGVFDSSIGIVGGAAEIILGVAGEAFTAGLSTVLIVDGVYRVGMNSFRLVSYLTYNEKVGNALPNNLGGMAGKIIDGANGGDFFDVGPWQIGLGVTNDVGSFVISGGTGAGINGIINTQGVNRGAHLYSTLNNYYTVWNYGNQQK; encoded by the coding sequence CTGTACAACGGAAAGGAACTGATCTCTGACCTAAATCTTAATTTCTATGACTACGGAGCCAGGATGTATGACCCGGCAATAGGGAGATGGAGCGTTATAGACCCGTTGGCGGAGAAGTTTATAGGCCTTTCTCCTTATAATTATGCACTGAACAGTCCACTAAACGTCATAGACCCAGATGGGATGGAGGCGGTTCCAATAACCGCAAGTGATCCTGAGAGAAAAGAAGTTATACCTCTCGACGGTCAAGTAACTTTTGAGGGATATGTGGGAGAAGATGAAGGTGGGGGTTTTTCGGGTAAAACTAAAGGGTCTTCAAATGGATCAGAGAGAAAAAATTCAAAATCCTCGGCTAAAGCATCAGATACTGGTGATAAAGGTGTTGACTTAGGAGGTGTATTTGATTCAAGTATTGGAATTGTAGGAGGTGCAGCAGAAATTATACTTGGTGTAGCAGGAGAGGCATTTACGGCAGGATTAAGTACGGTTTTAATAGTCGATGGTGTTTATCGGGTTGGAATGAACTCCTTTAGATTAGTCTCATACCTTACTTATAATGAAAAGGTTGGTAATGCGCTTCCAAATAATCTTGGTGGAATGGCTGGAAAGATTATTGATGGTGCCAATGGTGGAGATTTTTTTGATGTCGGACCATGGCAAATAGGATTGGGTGTTACAAATGATGTTGGATCATTCGTTATCTCAGGTGGAACTGGTGCGGGTATTAATGGGATTATTAATACTCAAGGCGTAAATAGAGGTGCTCATTTGTATTCAACATTAAACAATTATTATACAGTCTGGAACTATGGGAATCAACAAAAATAA
- a CDS encoding tyrosine-type recombinase/integrase: protein MLSTDKNKPDKRNPGRPEGVPGKERELEKYLLERHTPETAKIYLRDIRIYLDYMTGERAEKATYKDILQYVDYLRKKHKNPRTVNRMLYGAKSWHNWLLHTGKREDHPCRFLRLRDAKGQDIQLQDLFSSTELEQLMERKERYESVRTRNQVIVSLLIYQGLRLKETEQLRLEDVDLEAGTVHSRGMAKTLPRTLKMKPKQIMLFYRYIHEIRPKTISEDTDQLILNIRGKAIKADDINYLVETFRDLFPERKLNAQTIRQSVIANLLKEGKDLRVVQVFAGHKNPSSTERYRQTGLDELKAAVQKHHPLG from the coding sequence ATGTTGAGCACCGATAAAAACAAACCGGACAAGCGAAATCCCGGTCGACCGGAGGGAGTACCGGGAAAGGAAAGGGAACTGGAAAAATACCTGCTGGAAAGGCACACCCCGGAGACGGCGAAGATCTACCTTCGGGACATCCGGATATACCTGGACTACATGACCGGGGAAAGGGCGGAAAAAGCCACCTACAAAGACATCCTGCAGTACGTGGACTACCTCAGGAAGAAACACAAAAACCCGAGGACGGTCAACAGGATGCTTTACGGGGCAAAGTCCTGGCACAACTGGCTGCTGCATACCGGAAAGCGGGAAGACCATCCCTGCAGGTTTTTGAGGCTGAGGGATGCCAAAGGGCAGGACATCCAGTTGCAGGATCTTTTTTCTTCAACTGAACTCGAACAGCTGATGGAAAGGAAGGAACGCTATGAAAGCGTAAGGACCAGGAACCAAGTAATCGTCAGTCTGCTGATCTACCAGGGCTTACGGTTGAAGGAAACAGAACAGTTGCGGTTAGAGGATGTTGACCTGGAAGCAGGGACAGTCCACAGCAGGGGCATGGCCAAGACACTGCCAAGAACCCTGAAGATGAAGCCCAAACAGATCATGCTTTTTTACAGGTATATCCACGAAATACGGCCCAAAACCATCAGCGAAGACACCGATCAACTGATCCTGAACATCCGGGGAAAGGCCATCAAAGCCGATGATATCAACTACTTGGTGGAAACCTTCCGGGATCTCTTTCCGGAAAGGAAACTGAATGCCCAGACCATCCGGCAGAGCGTGATCGCCAACCTGTTGAAAGAGGGAAAGGACTTACGGGTAGTCCAGGTGTTCGCAGGACATAAAAACCCGAGTTCGACGGAGCGGTACAGGCAGACGGGCTTGGATGAACTGAAAGCTGCGGTACAGAAACACCATCCGCTGGGGTAG
- a CDS encoding RHS repeat domain-containing protein, whose translation MASQLNELGQQYAGSGPNQLLLANAIMLVLSELNKKPVPEAYMAYALYDRDSNQYDSGKILLSKKARNKHEELKKDIFVEKDGYIEAFVVNETSENVWYDNFSIQSTGPIVVQETHYDPWGVELQGLGYQEPGIKVNKYLYNGNEILSDLNLNLYDFKSRFYDPVIGRFISIDVLADHPNQIGLSPYQFSWNNPIRYNDPDGKCPSCWPTFYAAYQGMKAKYSGILSQANAPVQRLISRDSGSTPSNIGMNETTRAAIRITGVSSDLNEITSVGKTLAQEAAIDVGDVLDKGGEVISAGGLASTPITGPLGLTVMKFGDGVSAFGASSKGIGYIIAGEYNLAGAEFTKAGVSATTGYSVGKAVDVSKRVGNAAVNDIAQESILQTINKGVNKISNYVIDFLYGEREEK comes from the coding sequence GTGGCCAGTCAGCTCAACGAACTTGGACAGCAGTATGCTGGAAGCGGACCCAATCAATTGTTACTGGCCAACGCTATCATGTTGGTGCTTTCGGAGCTGAACAAAAAGCCAGTTCCCGAAGCATATATGGCATATGCCCTTTATGATAGGGATAGTAACCAATATGATAGTGGTAAAATTCTATTATCAAAAAAAGCCCGGAACAAGCATGAAGAGCTGAAAAAAGATATATTTGTAGAGAAGGACGGGTATATTGAAGCTTTCGTGGTCAATGAGACATCAGAGAATGTATGGTACGATAACTTCTCCATACAGAGTACTGGTCCGATAGTGGTTCAGGAAACCCATTACGATCCGTGGGGTGTGGAATTACAGGGGCTGGGGTATCAGGAGCCGGGAATAAAGGTCAACAAGTACCTCTACAACGGCAACGAGATCCTAAGTGATCTGAACCTGAATCTATACGACTTCAAATCAAGGTTTTACGATCCGGTGATAGGCAGGTTTATAAGCATTGATGTACTTGCCGACCATCCCAATCAAATAGGATTGTCTCCGTATCAATTCAGCTGGAACAACCCGATCCGATATAATGATCCAGATGGGAAATGTCCCAGCTGCTGGCCTACGTTTTATGCCGCATATCAAGGGATGAAAGCAAAATATTCGGGAATACTAAGTCAAGCCAATGCTCCTGTTCAAAGGTTGATTTCGAGAGATTCAGGAAGCACCCCTTCAAATATCGGGATGAATGAAACCACGAGGGCAGCCATTAGGATTACCGGGGTATCTTCAGATCTAAATGAAATAACTAGTGTTGGGAAAACTTTGGCTCAGGAGGCTGCGATTGATGTTGGCGATGTATTGGATAAAGGAGGTGAAGTAATTTCAGCTGGTGGACTTGCCTCAACTCCCATAACGGGTCCTTTAGGGTTAACAGTTATGAAATTCGGTGATGGAGTTTCTGCGTTTGGAGCTTCTTCAAAGGGGATCGGTTATATCATAGCAGGTGAGTATAATTTGGCAGGAGCTGAATTTACCAAAGCAGGGGTTTCCGCTACGACGGGTTATTCAGTAGGTAAAGCAGTAGACGTTTCTAAACGAGTTGGAAATGCAGCTGTGAATGACATCGCCCAAGAATCAATTCTTCAAACGATAAATAAAGGAGTGAATAAAATATCTAACTATGTCATTGATTTTTTATATGGAGAACGAGAGGAAAAGTAA
- a CDS encoding helix-turn-helix domain-containing protein, producing METGKIIATLRDSKGWSQTDLANNSGVSRVMIGKYERGEAVPSIDAAKKIADAFEVSLDYLVGEGQNAKFDKKTVQRLQDIEALNPTIKDKLFFLIDTVIRDTNAQKAYMQ from the coding sequence ATGGAAACAGGCAAAATAATTGCAACTTTAAGGGATTCCAAAGGCTGGTCACAGACCGATTTGGCCAACAACAGCGGGGTATCCCGTGTAATGATCGGTAAATACGAACGGGGGGAAGCCGTTCCGTCCATCGATGCAGCCAAGAAAATCGCAGATGCCTTTGAGGTGTCTTTGGATTATCTCGTAGGAGAAGGGCAAAATGCCAAGTTTGACAAAAAGACTGTACAGCGGCTGCAGGATATTGAAGCCCTGAACCCAACGATAAAGGACAAACTTTTCTTTTTGATCGATACGGTGATCCGGGATACAAACGCCCAAAAAGCTTACATGCAATGA